The Colias croceus chromosome 11, ilColCroc2.1 genome has a segment encoding these proteins:
- the LOC123695842 gene encoding uncharacterized protein LOC123695842 isoform X2, with product MATAKDTSTFFLEADAKQFDSVLKLYPQAIKLKAEQKTKKPEELIKLDNWYQNELPKKIKSRGKDAHMVHEELVQLMKWKQARGKFYPQLSYLIKVNTPRAVMQETKKAFRKLPNIESAMTALSNLKGVGTATASALLAAASPDIAPFMADECIQAIPEMEGSDYTAKEYLNFVKHIRNVCDRLNKEQNGCGKKWSPHMVELALWTHNIVSDLQPELLGKEPKLTTPTNGGSPLPSDESNLEPPTNGKLSSECAEDMTSCTEDSMDAKGASPSDPATPASPSDNSDSALSTPRAKRQIEEASSAEESSLGDASEAAPPVAKKLREATH from the exons ATGGCTACCGCGAAAGACACGTCTACTTTCTTTCTGGAGGCGGATGCAAAACAGTTTGACAGTGTTTTAAAGTTATATCCACAAGCAATTAAACTTAAAGCTGAACAGAAAACAAAGAAACCAGAGGAGCTGATAAAATTGGACAACTG GTACCAGAATGAATTACCAAAGAAGATCAAATCAAGGGGAAAAGATGCACATATGGTACACGAAGAGTTGGTACAGCTGATGAAATGGAAGCAAGCC AGAGGGAAATTCTACCCACAACTATCATACCTCATAAAAGTGAACACACCCAGAGCAGTGATGCAGGAGACGAAAAAAGCTTTCCGAAAATTGCCAAACATTGAGTCAGCGATGACAGCATTAAGTAATCTCAAGGGTGTGGGCACAGCAACAGCATCAGCTCTACTAGCTGCTGCGAGTCCCGATATAGCGCCATTTATGGCCGATGAATGTATACAAGCCATCCCCGAAATGGAGGGGAGCGACTACACTGCCAAGGAATACCTCAATTTTGTTAAACATATTAGAAACGTCTGTGATAGGTTAAATAAG GAACAAAACGGCTGTGGCAAGAAATGGTCACCACACATGGTAGAGCTGGCGTTATGGACACACAACATTGTATCAGATTTACAACCAGAGCTGTTAGGCAAGGAACCAAAATTAACCACACCAACAAACGGTGGCTCACCACTGCCCAGTGACGAAAGCAATTTAGAACCACCCACAAATG GCAAACTATCATCAGAGTGCGCGGAAGACATGACATCGTGCACGGAGGACTCGATGGACGCGAAGGGCGCGTCCCCCTCCGACCCCGCGACCCCCGCCTCTCCCTCCGACAACTCCGACTCTGCGCTCAGCACGCCGCGCGCTAAaag ACAAATAGAAGAAGCGAGTTCAGCAGAAGAGAGCTCGCTGGGCGACGCGTCGGAGGCAGCGCCGCCCGTGGCCAAGAAGCTGCGCGAGGCCACGCACTGA
- the LOC123695842 gene encoding uncharacterized protein LOC123695842 isoform X1: protein MATAKDTSTFFLEADAKQFDSVLKLYPQAIKLKAEQKTKKPEELIKLDNWYQNELPKKIKSRGKDAHMVHEELVQLMKWKQARGKFYPQLSYLIKVNTPRAVMQETKKAFRKLPNIESAMTALSNLKGVGTATASALLAAASPDIAPFMADECIQAIPEMEGSDYTAKEYLNFVKHIRNVCDRLNKEQNGCGKKWSPHMVELALWTHNIVSDLQPELLGKEPKLTTPTNGGSPLPSDESNLEPPTNGNGKLSSECAEDMTSCTEDSMDAKGASPSDPATPASPSDNSDSALSTPRAKRQIEEASSAEESSLGDASEAAPPVAKKLREATH, encoded by the exons ATGGCTACCGCGAAAGACACGTCTACTTTCTTTCTGGAGGCGGATGCAAAACAGTTTGACAGTGTTTTAAAGTTATATCCACAAGCAATTAAACTTAAAGCTGAACAGAAAACAAAGAAACCAGAGGAGCTGATAAAATTGGACAACTG GTACCAGAATGAATTACCAAAGAAGATCAAATCAAGGGGAAAAGATGCACATATGGTACACGAAGAGTTGGTACAGCTGATGAAATGGAAGCAAGCC AGAGGGAAATTCTACCCACAACTATCATACCTCATAAAAGTGAACACACCCAGAGCAGTGATGCAGGAGACGAAAAAAGCTTTCCGAAAATTGCCAAACATTGAGTCAGCGATGACAGCATTAAGTAATCTCAAGGGTGTGGGCACAGCAACAGCATCAGCTCTACTAGCTGCTGCGAGTCCCGATATAGCGCCATTTATGGCCGATGAATGTATACAAGCCATCCCCGAAATGGAGGGGAGCGACTACACTGCCAAGGAATACCTCAATTTTGTTAAACATATTAGAAACGTCTGTGATAGGTTAAATAAG GAACAAAACGGCTGTGGCAAGAAATGGTCACCACACATGGTAGAGCTGGCGTTATGGACACACAACATTGTATCAGATTTACAACCAGAGCTGTTAGGCAAGGAACCAAAATTAACCACACCAACAAACGGTGGCTCACCACTGCCCAGTGACGAAAGCAATTTAGAACCACCCACAAATGGTAATG GCAAACTATCATCAGAGTGCGCGGAAGACATGACATCGTGCACGGAGGACTCGATGGACGCGAAGGGCGCGTCCCCCTCCGACCCCGCGACCCCCGCCTCTCCCTCCGACAACTCCGACTCTGCGCTCAGCACGCCGCGCGCTAAaag ACAAATAGAAGAAGCGAGTTCAGCAGAAGAGAGCTCGCTGGGCGACGCGTCGGAGGCAGCGCCGCCCGTGGCCAAGAAGCTGCGCGAGGCCACGCACTGA
- the LOC123695832 gene encoding protein asunder: MFPTNHKTIFVLDHTPYFGISSDNPIDFDVTKSRGPGYVPLPPICKSLWTCSVEAAVEYCRIVWDLFPEGKLVRFVVSDAAAHILNTWAVTQQNLTHILNGLCLVGPVRRGAGGDVVGLCAAIESLGEASPIQASRPPAERHFQNRGRIICITSARDDDSIRSLAEIALNTLVQQNKKASAVQPPTTTDASTSTQPLVVHYCHLVIINVTPEKAETRVNNQPLAEMGGGLMGVEVMVCRASALANLLGRLVLPHYRLATTTVTGIPMKEEQNASSSANYDVEIIHSAEAHAGLRASQTAAEASESVVLRWWTPRGAEGGAGGCNGPLWRVTPADVASRPSACLVNFLLNGRSVTLEVPQRKGGCRSASHVLAAQGGELWIGALGGRTPYDDPPALSEGAGGRVTDYRIKEFGALMQQNKLNPLKGSGANARARSKLQRHTTYWPLTISSTLIFNLGSVMDPLTRLVVQENLTDEEVDSCRGVLLSLLGMESRHEFPASQLPSNLRGKSSGRREEQWRQVWGELEALIRAHSASPAHRALLRTLLECKSHNHSAEGESSRASVIRATTDSPLSPVGAGNGNSSDVWAPRNALDALLGAPRPPRRPDFAGRMAAGNRVATLYQHLQQDVETTN, translated from the exons ATGTTTCCTACAAATCACAAGACTATCTTTGTTTTGGATCATACTCCGTATTTCGGGATTTCTTCTGATAATCCTATAGACTTTGATGTAACGAAAAGCCGGGGTCCTGGATATGTTCCCTTGCCTCCTATTTGTAAATCGTTATGGACTTGTAGCGTAGAAGCTGCCGTTGAGTACTGTCGTATCGTTTGGGATTTATTTCCTGAAGGAAAActg gtTAGATTTGTTGTAAGTGATGCTGCAGCACATATTTTGAATACCTGGGCAGTGACGCAACAAAACTTGACACAT ATTTTAAATGGGCTGTGCCTTGTGGGTCCAGTGAGGAGGGGAGCAGGAGGGGATGTGGTGGGCCTCTGTGCAGCAATTGAGTCTCTTGGTGAAGCTTCTCCTATACAAGCTTCTAGACCACCTGCCGAGCGTCATTTTCAGAATCG TggccgtattatttgtataacaaGTGCAAGAGATGACGACTCCATCAGAAGTCTTGCTGAGATTGCTCTCAATACTCTTGTGCAGCAAAACAAAAAAGCATCTGCCGTACAACCACCTACTACTACAGACGCGTCGACAAGCACACA acCTCTTGTCGTCCACTACTGCCACTTAGTCATAATTAATGTAACTCCAGAAAAGGCTGAAACTAGAGTAAACAACCAACCACTTGCAGAG ATGGGTGGAGGTTTAATGGGAGTAGAAGTGATGGTTTGTCGAGCGAGTGCCTTAGCTAATTTATTAGGACGACTAGTACTGCCTCATTACAGGCTTGCTACAACTACAGTCACTGGAATTCCTATGAAG GAGGAGCAAAACGCGAGTTCAAGTGCCAATTATGATGTAGAAATAATTCATTCGGCGGAGGCGCATGCTGGCTTACGAGCCAGTCAAACTGCCGCTGAAGCTAGCGAATCG GTAGTATTACGTTGGTGGACCCCCCGCGGCGCGGAGGGCGGGGCGGGGGGGTGTAACGGCCCCCTGTGGAGGGTGACCCCCGCGGATGTGGCCTCTAGACCTTCAGCTTGCTTGGTCAACTTTCTGCTTAACGGACGATCTGTTACCCTGGAAGTACCTCA aaggaAAGGTGGATGCAGATCCGCGTCACACGTGCTAGCGGCTCAAGGAGGGGAGTTATGGATAGGAGCTTTGGGAGGAAGGACTCCGTATGACGATCCTCCCGCTTTGTCGGAGGGTGCTGGAGGACGAGTTACTGATTATAG GATAAAAGAATTCGGAGCGCTAATGCAACAAAACAAGCTGAATCCATTAAAAGGTAGCGGCGCGAACGCACGCGCTCGTAGCAAGTTACAACGGCATACTACTTATTGGCCGTTGACTATTTCGTCTACACTTATATTTAACTTGGGATCT GTAATGGACCCGCTCACAAGGCTGGTAGTACAAGAGAATCTCACAGATGAAGAAGTAGACTCGTGTCGAGGGGTGTTGCTATCATTGTTGGGAATGGAATCACGTCATGAGTTCCCAGCTTCTCAATTGCCTTCTAATTTGAG agGGAAGTCGAGCGGTCGCCGCGAAGAGCAATGGCGGCAAGTGTGGGGCGAGCTGGAGGCGCTGATCCGAGCGCACTCCGCGtcgcccgcgcaccgcgcgcTGCTGCGGACGCTGCTCGAGTGCAAGTCGCACAACCATAGTGCGGAGG gCGAATCATCACGCGCATCAGTTATCCGAGCCACAACAGATTCCCCTCTATCACCAGTGGGAGCTGGCAACGGGAACAGTAGCGATGTATGGGCTCCCAGAAACGCACTAGATGCGTTACTAGGAGCTCCCAGACCGCCTAGACGACCTGACTTCGCTGGACGAATGGCCGCTGGGAATAGAGTAGCTACGTTATACCAGCACTTACAGCAAGACGTAGAGACTACCAATTAG